Proteins from a single region of Hordeum vulgare subsp. vulgare chromosome 6H, MorexV3_pseudomolecules_assembly, whole genome shotgun sequence:
- the LOC123403217 gene encoding uncharacterized protein LOC123403217, which produces MNPDHIVTSLSLSSCYYYFGSEVQARSHFCISASDLRKLRSALRRRRMKRLLVHGGRGIGCPSRSAVAGPSALPALGNSVLLPRYQSTEKHDDSDTLGEIGEKARTTAEEFLKMAKEKTDDVAEGAKETAQETKEAVLGESDDEKEKFKQRVEQGRYHQK; this is translated from the exons ATGAACCCCGATCACATCGTCACATCCCTATCCCTATCGTCTTGCTACTACTACTTCGGGTCCGAGGTCCAAGCACGAAGCCATTTTTGCATCTCCGCGAGCGACTTGAGAAAGTTGAGGTCGGCTTTGCGGCGTAGGAGGATGAAGAGGCTGCTCGTTCATGGCGGGAGGGGGATCGGTTGCCCCTCCAGGAGCGCGGTGGCAGGTCCGTCTGCCCTGCCCGCGCTCGGCAACAGCGTTCTACTGCCCAGG TACCAATCGACAGAGAAACACGACGACAGTGACACGCTGGGCGAAATCGGGGAGAAGGCAAGAACGACGGCGGAGGAGTTCCTGAAGATGGCCAAGGAGAAGACCGACGACGTCGCCGAGGGCGCAAAGGAGACGGCGCAGGAGACCAAGGAGGCGGTGCTCGGCGAGTCGGACGACGAGAAGGAGAAGTTCAAGCAGCGGGTCGAGCAGGGGAGGTACCATCAGAAGTGA
- the LOC123404036 gene encoding uncharacterized protein LOC123404036, whose product MERKSSFGASWADQWDYGSDPAPRAAGAGGKKQGGGVEKTKAAAATGLKKVKEGTAHGFQWIKGKVQKKKQGAAGAGDDAAAGY is encoded by the coding sequence ATGGAGCGCAAGAGCTCGTTCGGCGCGTCGTGGGCGGACCAGTGGGACTACGGCAGCGACCCGGCCCCGCgggccgccggcgccggcggcaaGAAGCAGGGCGGCGGGGTGGAGAAGACCAAGGCGGCCGCGGCCACGGGGctgaagaaggtgaaggagggcACCGCGCACGGGTTCCAGTGGATCAAGGGCAAGGTCCAGAAGAAGAAGCAGggcgccgccggcgccggcgacgaCGCGGCTGCCGGGTATTAG